One window of the Eucalyptus grandis isolate ANBG69807.140 chromosome 6, ASM1654582v1, whole genome shotgun sequence genome contains the following:
- the LOC120294445 gene encoding probable 2-oxoglutarate-dependent dioxygenase AOP1.2 produces the protein MATQIPVIAFSEECMKPGTNSVFSVTEDLFDLPHETKIKNTNFKPSHGYIPKLPGTPLLEGMNIDGDEKLEECEKFTSIMWPSGNDHFCKTVRDYCKLIAEIERVVFRMVCESYRVEKCYDPYIESCTYLLRFLKYKKPADLNASVNPIAHTDKSFLSYLHQNNIRGLEVRTKDGEWFTFEPSASTFMVMAGDACVAWSNGKIKACYHRVAVKEESQVRYSLGTFSYASGMIETPKEFIDEVHPQQYKPFNHIDFLCYYDSSDNRIKAESLIKTYCGVRAN, from the exons ATGGCGACCCAGATCCCAGTGATAGCGTTCTCCGAGGAATGCATGAAACCGGGGACAA ACTCCGTCTTTAGCGTCACCGAGGATCTCTTCGACCTCCCCCATGAAACCAAGATCAAGAACACCAACTTCAAGCCTTCCCATGGCTACATCCCCAAACTCCCCGGGACTCCTCTCCTTGAGGGCATGAACATAGACGGCGACGAGAAGCTTGAAGAGTGTGAAAAGTTCACCTCTATCATGTGGCCATCTGGGAATGATCACTTTTG CAAAACTGTTCGTGACTATTGCAAATTGATAGCTGAGATAGAGAGAGTAGTGTTCAGGATGGTCTGTGAGAGTTATCGTGTCGAGAAATGCTATGACCCTTACATCGAGTCCTGCACGTACCTCCTCCGATTCTTGAAGTATAAGAAACCGGCAGACCTCAACGCCAGCGTGAATCCAATCGCTCACACGGACAAGAGCTTCTTGTCCTACTTGCACCAGAATAACATTAGGGGCTTGGAAGTGAGAACCAAAGATGGCGAGTGGTTCACTTTTGAACCCTCGGCTTCGACTTTCATGGTCATGGCTGGCGATGCATGTGTg GCATGGAGTAATGGAAAGATCAAGGCTTGTTACCATCGAGTGGCAGTTAAAGAAGAGAGCCAAGTGAGATACTCTCTTGGGACATTCTCATATGCCTCAGGGATGATCGAGACCCCTAAGGAGTTCATCGATGAAGTACACCCTCAGCAATACAAGCCCTTCAATCACATCGATTTCCTTTGCTATTATGACTCCAGTGACAACCGCATCAAGGCCGAGAGCCTCATCAAGACCTACTGTGGAGTTCGGGCCAATTAG